A single Lolium perenne isolate Kyuss_39 chromosome 6, Kyuss_2.0, whole genome shotgun sequence DNA region contains:
- the LOC127334416 gene encoding uncharacterized protein produces MDQNNFPAVWAAVGPGVSGAVFGAAWLFWVDAVVCSAAAVPFLHYLPGLFASLAALMFNCVKREDINDNYYSPYDDSEWRLKLWLFISYVVSFVSLAAAVGFLVQDALTYTGPSIWTGIAGVLQTVFVLISGLIYWTCHSED; encoded by the exons ATGGATCAGAACAACTTCCCAGCGGTCTGGGCAGCCGTTGGTCCTGGTGTTTCCGGCGCAGTCTTCGGCGCGGCCTGGTTGTTCTGGGTCGACGCCGTCGTCtgcagcgccgccgccgtcccttTCCTCCACTACCTTCCCG GGCTCTTCGCATCGTTGGCCGCGCTCATGTTCAATTGTGTCAAGAGGGAGGACATCAATGACAACTACTACTCGCCCTACGACGACTCTGAGTGGAG GTTGAAACTGTGGCTTTTCATTTCATATGTGGTGTCTTTTGTTTCATTGGCTGCGGCTGTTGGTTTTTTGGTCCAAGATGCTCTTACATATACAGGCCCATCTATATGGACTGGCATTGCTGGTGTTCTACAAACTGTGTTCGTGCTAATAAG TGGGTTGATCTACTGGACTTGTCATTCTGAAGATTGA